One genomic segment of Candidatus Bathyarchaeia archaeon includes these proteins:
- a CDS encoding FtsX-like permease family protein, translated as MKLNSALGIMFPLLLYLLLSLIFQVNVLHAEDNNQIHVYGFVVDYIAGKPLERVKIGVINWAVDYRRVEGSFREFVKYDLDIDVTFFAETNASGLFETYISRDLPAFSRETVIFLAYYDNETTPGIDYVPSCIVASTRDLLECRLTFSLLPGATIILVDVPLIYPNEEGFLCTLIDERNLLRTVGAITRFYGSWHNRTRVIFAPAGLGVRIRIFIWEEERDVRGRFSFILPSNDSYLLLEQGEQITLNLKEKRLYLDAYETIPGILERNKEMAEIVGVLAAYEKFKISISEGLLENAKTLLQRGDYIGAQAYLYESYVTLRDVERSLISMFQNSVASLFVLTPFSGVISSILGAFLYRDKRKRALIGLFIYTLIVTALYYTYPGYMLIQSKEHNPLVGTILEPLFLPLLLIASFIFGFILINAPYTYGEKSDRRAISVRSAIVASFALAAENLKRRKLRSILIMSMILISVLSFINLTSFSYEEGFVIEKVRGTPPSEGILVSQPPSGPMYPYGALDERVIEWLNGYYGSSLVVPLVKNLPQAGMSPTPLDKLFTPSKEREYTIFGVLGIKPSLESSVTGIDGIVGGEDMGRFLADNDFNGILISQEAKNALQIKVNDTIVFSGRNFTVVGIFESARLAEITDLNGEPILPQMVRIQPVQGGASSIPVYVYPKDVVIMLDTTALQLPYTAITRVVIKTARSDDSISMAKKITLLFPMIETFVSINNEIMHLYVGYHTVSYGFNENLMLLTLISLNIGVMLLNSVYERRHEIVTLSTIGFNPSQISAVFICEALIIAIIAGGLGYILSLINYYMLFVLAQQTLIMKYKAEAFWAIFAIAFSIISSVFGSLIPALRAPLKITPSLLRRFTLSYEKGEGDSWVIEIPVKITYNELKDFFPFMERRMRDLSGPASFEEKVNNIRVEGDITEPQTLRLLFSYTYDPIHANTENKLFAEKRGDIYVIKLSSRAISPWKRESIWQTASFVRRLSLEYTEKEKIGFKIEEKE; from the coding sequence GTGAAGCTGAATTCAGCGTTAGGGATAATGTTTCCCCTATTACTCTACTTATTACTCTCGTTAATATTTCAGGTAAATGTTCTCCATGCCGAAGATAATAATCAGATCCACGTGTATGGTTTCGTCGTTGATTATATTGCTGGGAAACCATTAGAGAGAGTTAAAATTGGTGTAATAAATTGGGCGGTTGATTATAGGAGGGTTGAGGGATCTTTTCGGGAATTCGTTAAATATGATCTTGATATAGATGTAACGTTCTTCGCGGAGACAAATGCTTCAGGTTTATTCGAGACTTATATAAGCCGCGATCTACCAGCTTTTTCTCGTGAAACGGTTATCTTTTTAGCTTACTATGATAATGAAACAACACCTGGAATCGATTATGTTCCATCATGTATAGTTGCATCTACTCGCGATTTATTAGAATGCCGCCTTACTTTTTCACTTCTCCCAGGAGCCACAATAATTTTGGTTGATGTGCCACTCATATATCCAAATGAAGAAGGCTTCCTATGTACATTGATTGATGAAAGGAATCTCCTGAGAACCGTTGGTGCCATAACAAGATTTTATGGATCTTGGCATAATAGAACCAGAGTAATTTTCGCTCCGGCCGGCTTAGGAGTTAGAATTAGGATTTTTATATGGGAAGAAGAACGGGATGTTAGAGGAAGATTCAGCTTCATACTTCCATCTAATGATAGTTATTTACTCCTTGAGCAGGGTGAACAAATAACGTTAAACCTGAAAGAAAAAAGATTGTACCTAGACGCCTATGAGACAATTCCTGGAATCTTAGAAAGGAATAAAGAGATGGCGGAAATAGTTGGTGTATTAGCAGCTTATGAGAAGTTCAAAATATCTATTAGTGAAGGTTTATTGGAAAATGCTAAAACTCTCCTGCAGAGAGGAGACTACATAGGTGCTCAAGCTTACCTCTACGAATCTTATGTGACTCTTAGGGATGTTGAGAGATCTCTCATAAGCATGTTTCAGAATTCTGTTGCCTCACTATTTGTTTTAACACCATTTAGTGGTGTGATCTCATCGATTCTAGGTGCTTTCTTATACAGGGATAAACGTAAGAGGGCCCTCATAGGCCTATTTATTTACACTCTCATAGTTACAGCCCTTTATTATACGTATCCGGGATACATGCTTATACAAAGCAAAGAGCATAATCCTTTAGTGGGAACAATCCTTGAACCTCTTTTCCTTCCATTACTTTTAATAGCGTCATTTATTTTCGGCTTTATACTAATTAATGCACCTTACACGTATGGTGAGAAAAGCGATAGGAGAGCGATTTCTGTAAGAAGCGCTATTGTAGCGTCTTTTGCATTAGCCGCTGAAAACTTGAAGAGAAGGAAACTTAGGTCAATCTTAATCATGTCTATGATTTTAATATCTGTTCTCTCCTTCATTAATCTGACATCATTTTCCTACGAGGAAGGCTTTGTAATTGAGAAGGTACGTGGGACGCCACCATCTGAGGGGATTCTTGTCTCCCAGCCACCAAGTGGTCCCATGTATCCATATGGTGCTCTCGATGAAAGGGTAATTGAGTGGCTTAACGGATATTATGGCTCCTCCTTAGTGGTTCCATTGGTAAAGAATCTTCCGCAAGCTGGTATGTCACCTACACCACTGGACAAACTATTCACTCCTTCAAAAGAAAGAGAATATACTATTTTTGGAGTTTTGGGAATAAAGCCGAGCTTAGAGTCCAGTGTTACTGGGATAGATGGGATTGTTGGTGGGGAGGATATGGGGAGGTTTCTGGCGGATAATGATTTTAATGGAATCTTGATTAGTCAGGAGGCAAAAAATGCCTTACAGATTAAAGTTAATGACACAATAGTCTTCTCTGGAAGAAACTTTACTGTAGTCGGCATATTTGAGAGCGCTAGACTAGCTGAGATAACGGATTTAAATGGTGAGCCCATTCTACCACAAATGGTCCGAATTCAACCTGTCCAAGGTGGAGCCTCCTCTATTCCAGTATATGTTTATCCAAAAGATGTCGTAATAATGCTTGACACGACAGCACTCCAGCTACCATACACCGCCATAACAAGAGTTGTAATTAAGACAGCAAGGTCAGATGATTCCATTTCTATGGCTAAAAAGATTACACTTCTATTCCCCATGATTGAGACGTTTGTCTCAATTAATAATGAAATAATGCATTTATATGTTGGCTATCACACAGTAAGCTACGGATTTAATGAAAATCTAATGCTTCTAACACTAATCTCCCTAAATATTGGGGTAATGCTACTTAACTCCGTTTATGAGCGGAGACATGAAATAGTGACACTCTCAACAATAGGCTTTAATCCATCTCAGATTTCAGCAGTTTTCATTTGCGAAGCACTTATAATAGCCATAATCGCAGGCGGTTTAGGATACATCCTTAGTTTAATAAACTATTACATGCTCTTTGTTCTTGCCCAGCAAACCCTAATTATGAAATATAAGGCTGAAGCTTTCTGGGCTATTTTCGCCATCGCATTCTCCATAATATCATCAGTTTTTGGATCGCTTATACCAGCATTGAGGGCGCCTCTTAAAATAACACCATCATTACTACGCAGGTTCACTTTATCCTATGAAAAAGGTGAAGGAGACTCATGGGTTATAGAGATACCAGTGAAGATCACTTATAATGAGCTCAAAGACTTCTTCCCTTTCATGGAGAGGAGGATGAGAGATTTAAGTGGTCCAGCGAGTTTCGAAGAGAAGGTTAACAATATTAGGGTTG
- the gcvT gene encoding glycine cleavage system aminomethyltransferase GcvT — MGLMRTHLYEYHKKYAFLTEFANFEMPLWYEGIVPEHLAVRESAGIFDVTHMGRYIVSKEDSRVFLDNISTRDVESIKVGQGKYSIICNESGGIIDDIMIFRLEENVFLIVCNAVNRVKDYNWMKAHSHGFSLKIKDLSNNIAMFAVQGPKAIEILQQIVDLDLSSLRYGYGTWTRIKDIDVFISRTGYTGEDGFELFLWNTPLEEYGKAYNLWSTILNTGKEYGIKPCGLGARDALRIEAGFCLYGNDINETVTPLEARLDFAVNLQKDRFIGKEALLRQVAEGIKRLRVGIRLLERGIPRSGCKILFDKEIIGEVTSGTFSPLLKCGIGMGYVLTEYAKPKTPVNVQIRDKCFEAEIVDMPFYDTARYGRKRQK; from the coding sequence ATGGGATTGATGAGAACACACTTGTATGAATATCACAAAAAATATGCTTTTCTTACAGAATTTGCTAATTTCGAGATGCCGCTATGGTATGAAGGGATAGTTCCGGAGCATTTAGCTGTAAGGGAGAGCGCTGGAATCTTTGATGTAACTCATATGGGTCGCTATATAGTTTCCAAAGAGGATTCAAGGGTTTTCTTAGATAATATCTCTACAAGGGATGTTGAATCAATTAAAGTTGGGCAAGGAAAGTACTCAATTATATGTAATGAGAGTGGTGGGATAATAGATGATATCATGATTTTCCGCTTAGAGGAAAATGTTTTTCTGATTGTTTGCAACGCAGTTAATCGAGTGAAGGACTACAATTGGATGAAGGCCCATTCGCATGGTTTTTCTTTGAAGATTAAGGACTTATCAAATAATATTGCCATGTTTGCAGTTCAAGGTCCAAAAGCAATTGAAATCCTGCAGCAAATTGTAGATTTAGATCTTAGCAGTCTACGTTATGGTTACGGGACCTGGACAAGGATAAAAGATATTGACGTCTTCATTAGTAGGACCGGGTATACTGGTGAGGATGGGTTTGAATTATTTCTGTGGAATACACCGCTAGAAGAGTATGGGAAAGCATACAATTTATGGAGTACAATTCTTAACACTGGAAAGGAATATGGTATAAAACCATGTGGTCTAGGGGCGCGGGACGCTTTAAGGATCGAAGCTGGCTTCTGTCTATATGGAAATGATATAAATGAGACAGTGACGCCTCTTGAGGCTAGGTTGGATTTCGCAGTAAACCTTCAGAAAGATAGGTTCATTGGTAAAGAAGCGCTTTTGAGACAGGTTGCTGAGGGAATCAAGCGTCTTAGGGTTGGAATACGTTTACTAGAACGTGGGATACCTAGATCTGGATGCAAAATACTTTTTGATAAAGAAATCATTGGTGAAGTAACAAGTGGGACGTTTTCACCTTTACTCAAATGCGGTATAGGTATGGGTTATGTTCTAACAGAGTACGCGAAGCCGAAAACACCCGTTAATGTTCAAATCCGGGACAAATGCTTTGAGGCGGAAATAGTGGATATGCCATTTTATGATACCGCGAGATATGGAAGGAAAAGACAGAAATAA
- the gcvH gene encoding glycine cleavage system protein GcvH — protein sequence MSHEQVAEKSIKINGYEIRRDRFYSREHEWALIEENGNVRVGITDYAQKSLHDIVYVEMPSVGSKVNQMNPIGTVESIKSVSEIYSPVSGEVINVNNRLSDSPELLNTSPYDDGWIVVIKPSALDDEIKNLMKPEEYADYIRKLIREKK from the coding sequence ATGTCTCATGAGCAAGTTGCAGAAAAATCGATTAAGATTAATGGGTATGAAATTCGCAGAGATAGATTTTATAGCAGAGAGCATGAGTGGGCTTTAATTGAAGAGAATGGAAATGTCAGAGTGGGTATAACTGATTATGCCCAAAAAAGTTTACATGATATAGTTTATGTTGAGATGCCTAGCGTCGGCTCAAAGGTAAACCAAATGAATCCGATTGGAACTGTAGAATCTATAAAGTCTGTTTCAGAAATATATTCTCCAGTTTCCGGGGAGGTGATAAATGTTAACAATAGACTCTCTGACTCCCCAGAGCTCCTTAATACATCACCTTATGATGATGGATGGATAGTCGTGATAAAGCCTTCGGCCCTGGATGATGAAATAAAAAACTTGATGAAGCCGGAAGAGTATGCGGATTATATTAGGAAATTAATTAGAGAAAAGAAATAG
- the gcvPB gene encoding aminomethyl-transferring glycine dehydrogenase subunit GcvPB: MEEFRQAKWSEPIIFEIGSKGRRGYSFPGLDGEEACSDIISHIPENLRRKNYPDLPELSEVEVVRHFIRLSQMNFGVDNGLYPLGSCTMKYNPKINDSLASSDRVRWIHPYQPEETIQGMLEIAYKLAEWLAEITGMDKFSLQPAAGAHGEFAGALIIRAYHKLNGELEQRTDIIVPDSAHGTNPASAAMAGFNVITIPTNEDGCVDIDALKSVVSSRTAGLMLTNPNTLGIFERNIREIAEIIHENGGLLYYDGANINAILGKARPGDMGFDIVHLNLHKTFATPHGGGGPGAGPIGVKKHLRDFLPIPLVEYDGEKYYLEYNVPHSIGMISGFYFKFDVIIRAFAYILSMGAEGLEKVAEISVLNANYLASKLANIRGFEIPYGRNRFRKHEFVLSCSKLKSETEVSAKNVAKRILDYGFHAPTMYFPPIVEEALMIEPTESASLEEIDKFAEVMASISKEAYENPEKVLGAPYNTSVGLVDEVKASHPKYLCLSWRMYKKKLSQK, translated from the coding sequence ATGGAAGAGTTCAGGCAGGCAAAATGGTCTGAGCCAATTATATTTGAAATTGGGAGTAAGGGTAGAAGAGGCTATAGCTTTCCGGGTTTAGATGGGGAGGAAGCGTGCAGTGATATCATATCTCATATTCCTGAAAATTTAAGGAGAAAGAATTATCCTGATCTGCCTGAACTATCAGAGGTTGAGGTTGTCAGACACTTTATAAGGCTTTCACAAATGAATTTTGGAGTAGATAATGGCTTATATCCCCTAGGTAGTTGTACAATGAAGTATAATCCAAAAATCAACGATTCGCTTGCATCCTCAGATAGAGTTCGCTGGATACATCCGTACCAGCCTGAAGAGACAATTCAAGGTATGCTTGAGATTGCCTATAAATTGGCTGAGTGGTTAGCTGAAATTACTGGCATGGATAAATTCTCTTTACAGCCTGCTGCTGGCGCTCATGGAGAATTTGCTGGGGCCCTGATAATTAGGGCATATCATAAGCTTAACGGTGAACTTGAGCAAAGAACAGACATTATAGTACCAGATTCAGCTCATGGAACCAACCCTGCCAGCGCCGCGATGGCTGGATTTAATGTCATCACTATACCCACAAACGAAGATGGATGCGTGGATATAGATGCTTTAAAAAGCGTTGTCTCCTCAAGGACGGCTGGATTAATGTTAACCAATCCGAATACTCTAGGCATATTTGAGAGGAATATACGTGAAATTGCTGAAATAATTCATGAAAATGGGGGATTGCTATACTATGACGGAGCAAATATAAATGCTATTCTAGGGAAAGCTAGACCCGGAGACATGGGCTTTGACATTGTACACCTCAATCTACATAAAACATTTGCAACACCACACGGCGGCGGCGGACCTGGAGCCGGACCTATTGGTGTGAAAAAGCATCTTAGAGACTTTCTACCAATACCCTTAGTCGAATATGATGGGGAAAAGTATTATTTAGAGTATAATGTTCCACATTCTATTGGCATGATTAGCGGCTTTTACTTTAAATTTGATGTCATTATAAGGGCTTTTGCTTATATTCTATCAATGGGCGCTGAGGGTCTTGAAAAGGTGGCTGAAATATCGGTGTTAAACGCTAATTATCTGGCGAGCAAACTTGCAAATATCAGAGGATTTGAAATCCCTTATGGCAGGAACAGATTTAGGAAACATGAATTTGTCCTCAGTTGCTCTAAATTAAAGAGTGAGACTGAAGTCTCGGCGAAAAATGTTGCAAAAAGAATACTTGACTATGGTTTTCATGCACCAACAATGTATTTCCCACCAATTGTTGAAGAAGCCCTAATGATTGAGCCAACCGAATCCGCATCCCTAGAGGAGATTGACAAATTTGCCGAGGTAATGGCTTCAATATCCAAGGAGGCATATGAAAACCCAGAGAAAGTTTTAGGGGCACCATATAATACTTCTGTCGGTTTAGTTGATGAGGTTAAGGCTTCTCATCCCAAATACCTGTGTTTAAGCTGGAGAATGTATAAGAAAAAATTAAGCCAGAAATAA
- the gcvPA gene encoding aminomethyl-transferring glycine dehydrogenase subunit GcvPA produces the protein MFGRYLPNDTAEIKEKMMREIGVKSIDELFSDIDEEIRLKRQLNLPKPLSELDVKREVEKILEKNRVFKDLVCFLGAGVWPHYVPSVVDEIASRSEFLTSYTPYQPEISQGILQALFEYQSMICELLNMDVANCSMYDWASSLGEAARMVARVTKKNVLLVPHYISPSRLKVLESYAEPAGIKVLKMKQDIRSGQIDLEDLKNKISNNATAGVYIENPSYLGFLIENPDEIAEITHSAGALFITGVDPTSLGILEPPGNYGADIVIGEGQPLGNYMNGGGSLLGIFACRDDEALIRQMPGRIIGMTTTVDGKDRAFCMTLQTREQHIRRHRATSNICTNEALCALRAAVYMALLGPKGFRELGEIILSKTIYAINRLSRINGLKVPLFKSSHFKEFTVNFDETSITVEELNKKLLEEGIVGGKQLKNEFHELGETSLYCVTEMHTKQDIDRLCEYISQILEG, from the coding sequence TTGTTTGGCCGATACTTGCCGAATGATACTGCTGAAATTAAGGAGAAAATGATGAGAGAAATAGGGGTTAAGAGTATAGATGAACTTTTCTCAGACATAGATGAAGAGATCCGCCTAAAGAGACAATTAAACCTTCCGAAACCATTATCAGAGCTTGACGTAAAACGCGAGGTAGAAAAGATCTTAGAGAAAAATAGAGTTTTCAAGGATTTAGTCTGTTTTCTTGGTGCCGGCGTATGGCCGCATTATGTACCATCTGTCGTTGATGAGATAGCGTCTCGGAGCGAGTTTTTAACCAGCTACACACCTTATCAGCCTGAGATAAGTCAAGGTATCCTTCAAGCCCTTTTCGAGTATCAAAGTATGATATGTGAGCTTTTGAACATGGATGTTGCCAATTGCTCAATGTATGATTGGGCATCTTCTCTCGGCGAGGCGGCGAGGATGGTTGCCCGAGTAACTAAGAAGAACGTGCTCTTAGTTCCACACTACATTAGCCCCAGTAGACTTAAAGTTCTGGAAAGTTATGCTGAACCAGCGGGAATTAAAGTTCTGAAGATGAAGCAAGATATTAGAAGCGGACAGATAGATTTAGAAGACCTGAAGAATAAAATTTCTAATAATGCTACTGCTGGAGTTTATATTGAGAATCCTTCATACTTAGGCTTCTTAATTGAGAATCCAGATGAAATTGCGGAAATTACGCATAGTGCTGGAGCATTATTTATTACTGGTGTTGACCCAACATCTTTAGGTATTTTGGAGCCGCCGGGAAATTATGGGGCTGACATAGTTATTGGTGAGGGGCAGCCCTTAGGAAATTATATGAATGGTGGTGGTTCACTCTTAGGAATTTTTGCCTGCAGAGACGATGAAGCGCTCATTAGGCAAATGCCTGGTAGAATAATTGGAATGACGACAACAGTTGACGGTAAAGATAGAGCTTTCTGTATGACCCTGCAAACCCGTGAGCAACATATACGCAGGCACAGGGCAACATCAAATATATGCACCAATGAGGCACTATGTGCCTTAAGAGCCGCCGTATACATGGCTCTTCTAGGACCGAAGGGCTTTCGTGAATTAGGCGAAATTATTCTTTCCAAAACAATTTATGCGATAAATAGGCTCTCTAGGATCAACGGCTTAAAGGTTCCATTGTTTAAATCCTCTCACTTTAAAGAATTCACAGTGAACTTTGACGAAACCTCAATAACCGTTGAGGAACTGAATAAAAAACTTTTGGAGGAGGGTATTGTTGGTGGAAAACAGTTAAAGAATGAATTCCACGAGCTTGGTGAAACATCACTTTACTGCGTTACTGAGATGCATACAAAACAGGATATTGACAGGCTCTGTGAGTACATATCTCAAATATTGGAGGGTTAA